The following coding sequences are from one Lipingzhangella halophila window:
- a CDS encoding (2Fe-2S) ferredoxin domain-containing protein, giving the protein MTPAPTPCRLVVCRGCCCGTEKKRPGVDHEGQLRRLSTMHDHAGRDIPVQLSDCLDICFQANVIVVHPSSQGRARGGRPVWFGDMTEDARLADLDDWVFEGGPGIAPVPEDLEPHVTSKDAKKPKKAKQDKKAKPEKPEKPEKTGEPGGTKKSKKHKKDKKRKKDKKEMERLR; this is encoded by the coding sequence GTGACCCCAGCACCGACACCGTGCAGACTCGTCGTGTGCCGCGGCTGCTGCTGCGGCACCGAGAAGAAGCGCCCCGGCGTCGACCACGAGGGCCAGCTCCGCAGGCTCAGCACCATGCACGACCACGCCGGCCGGGACATCCCGGTACAGCTCAGCGACTGCCTGGACATCTGCTTCCAGGCGAACGTCATCGTGGTACACCCGTCCTCGCAGGGACGCGCCCGGGGCGGCCGGCCCGTGTGGTTCGGCGACATGACCGAGGACGCGCGGCTTGCGGACCTCGACGACTGGGTGTTCGAGGGCGGTCCCGGAATCGCCCCGGTGCCGGAGGACCTGGAGCCCCATGTGACGTCCAAGGACGCCAAGAAGCCGAAGAAAGCCAAGCAGGACAAGAAGGCGAAGCCGGAGAAGCCGGAGAAGCCCGAGAAGACCGGCGAGCCCGGGGGCACGAAGAAGAGCAAGAAGCACAAGAAGGACAAGAAGCGCAAGAAAGACAAGAAGGAAATGGAGCGGCTGCGGTAG